Below is a genomic region from Verrucomicrobiota bacterium JB022.
CATTTCACATCAAGTTTAACGCATCATCTCAAGGAATCGTATGAACAAGCCAACGCATCACCTCTTCATCTGCGGCAGTGCCCGTGCCTCCGGCGAACTGAAGGGCACGTGCTGCAACAAGGAGTCTATCGCGCTCCTCTCCTACGCGCAGAGCGAGGTACAGGACCGCATGATGGACGGCGTGGAAATCTCCATGACGGGCTGCCTCAACATGTGTGCGCGCGGCCCGGTGGTCATCGACTACCCCTCGGGCCTCTTCTACGAAAAAGCGACCGAGGAGCTGATCGATGAGATCCTCGACGCGATCGAAGAGGGCGAAGCCTGCCAGACCAACCTGATCGGGGACTGATCTTTAACCAGAGGCAGGCAGCGGACCGTGTACCTGTAGTGATCATCGTCGCCCCCTCCGCCATACGCCCACCGCTGTCTGCCTCTCCCTTTCCCACTGCCACCTTCAACCCACCAACAGTGAATCCACTGCCTTACTTGATCGATACGACACTGCGTGACGGCGAGCAGGCTGCCGGCGTAGCCTTTACGCGCGCAGAGCGGATCGAGATTGCGCAGCGGCTGGCCGCGTGCGGCGTGCCGGAGCTGGAGGTGGGCATCCCCGCGATGGGGGCCGACGAGATCGCCCACATCCGGGCCATCGTCGCGCTGGAGCTACCCTGCCGGATCCTGACTTGGGGGCGCGCATCGCGGGCCGACCTCGAGGCCGCCCGGCAAACCGGCGCGCAAGGCTTCCACTTTTCCCTGCCCGTCAGCGACTTGCACCTGCGGGTGTGGAACAAGTCACGCGCCTGGGTCTTTGAGACCCTGAGAGCGCTGGCCGAAGAAGCGCGCGACCATTTCACCTACTTCAGCGTCGGCGCACAGGACGCCTCCCGGGCCGATCCGGCCTTCCTGGCAGGCTTCATCGAAGCGGTGGAGGCCAGCGGGGCGTATCGGCTCCGCGTGGCCGATACCGTCGGTCGGCTCCATCCGCTTTCCACCCACCAGTTGATCGCAACCCTGCGCCTGCAGACCCGTTTGCAGATCGAATTTCATGGGCACAACGACTTGGGCATGGCGGTCGGCAACACCGTGGCCGCCCTCCTCGCCGGCGCGGATTGTGCGAGCGTAACGGTCAACGGGCTCGGCGAACGGGCAGGCAACGCCGCGCTGGAAGAGGTCGTGATGGCCCTGCGCCACGCCGCCGGGATTGCCCTTCCGCTCGAATCGCGGGAATTCGGACCTTTGAGCGACCTGGTGGCGGCGGCCTCGGGGCGTCAACTCCGCTGGGACAAGCCGGTAACCGGCTACGGCGCTCATAGGCACGAGTCGGGCATCCATTGTCGTGGGCTGCAGGCCGACCGCCAGTCCTACGAGACCGTTTCGGCCGAATCCGTCGGACGCGCACGCGCAGCGATCGTGATTGGCCGCCATTCGGGCACCGCTGCGTTGCGGGAAGCCGCCGCGCGCTGGGGCGTGTCGCTGGAGCCGGCAGACGCGGCCCGCCTGCTGACTGCCGTCCGCCAGGAGGCCGAGCTGCTGGGCCGCAGCCTGCACGAAGGCGAGTTCAAGCGCCTGCTGGACACAAGTTTTGCACTTCAATCCTCAAACGGAAACTACCATGGCATTTTGGCTGTATCGTAAAGTCGGAGACACTTATCGCCGCGTTCGCCCGGTCGTGATAACGGGCAAGGATGGCCTCATGGGCCGGTTTCTCCGGGGGCTTCAGGCCAAGGACACCCCTTGCCAATGGCAACTGCCCGTCTCCGAGCTAGCGCGGCTCGAATCAGCCGCCGAAGGCGGCGGGGAGCCCGCCTTGGTGCTCGACATGTTGCCCGAAGATTTTACGCGCGCCAGCCTCTATCTGGTAACGGATATCCGGGGCTCTTCCGAGGATGACGAGACCGACCTGGTGATGTCGTGCGAGCTGCTCTTCCAAGGGCCGGTGCCGGGGCCGATGCAAGACTTCAAGGCGCAGCTCACCATCCCGTTGCTCACCGATACGCGCCGCATGGTCGAGGCCATGCGCATCACCGGCGGGCTCAAGACCGGCACCTACCGCTGGGCCCGCCCAAAAATGGATATCGGGGCCGCAATCTGCCCGGCCAAGGCGCCCAGCCCGGCCCTGGCCTGACCCAACGCTTTATAAAACTTACCTGCGGAGTACAAGACATGAAACTCACAATTCTCTACGGAACTGAAACCGGCAACTGCCGCGGCCTCGCCCAAAAAGTCGCGGCCAAAGGCCAGAGCAACGGCGTGGAAGTGGCCGTGCACGACCTCGCGACCTACAGCATCGAGCAATTGGCCACGCTGGACCACCCCACCCTCGTCATCATCTCCACCTGGGACGACGGGCTGCCGCCGCCCAAGTGCGTGCCCTTCGTCAAGGCACTGAAAGCGGCCGAAATCGACCTGTCGTCGATGGCCTATACCGTCCTGGCCCTGGGCGATCAGGACTACCCGCTCTACTGCGAATGCGGCAAGCAACTCGACGCCCGTCTCGCAGAACTGGGGGCCCAAAAGATCCTGGACCGCACCGACCTGGGGGCCGACTTCCTCGTCGGCTACATCGGCTGGTCCAAGAAGTTCTGGAAAACCATGGCGGGCGTCTACGGCATCGCCAAGTAAACCGCCGGGGAGGCAAATTCCAACGCGTCTCCCCCTTATCCATCGGCATTGAGAGGAGCAGGAACCATGTCCCAGTCTAGCACATCCAAGCGCGTCACACTCGACGCCAACGAAGCGGTCGCCCATGTCGCCTACCGGCTGAGCGAAATCATTTCGATCTACCCGATCACTCCCTCCACCCCCATGGCGGAAATCTGCGACGAGTGGGCGGTCGCCGGGCGGAAGAACATCTGGGAGGAAGTCCCGGAAGTCGTCCAGATGCAGAGCGAAGCCGGGGTCGCCGGCACCATGCACGGGCTCTTGATGGGCGGTTGCATGAGCACGACTTTCACGGCGTCGCAAGGCCTGCTCCTGATGATCCCCAACATGTACAAGTTGGCGGGGGAGCTGACCCCGAGCGTGATCCACGTCTCGGCGCGCGCCGTGGCCACCAACGCCTTGTCGATCTTCGGCGACCACAGCGACGTGATGGCCTGCCGCCAGACGGGCTTTGCCATGCTGGCCTCGAACTCCGTGCAGGAGGCGCAAGACTTGGCGGCCATCGCCCACGCGGCCACGCTGCGCAGTCGGCTGCCCTTCCTGCACTTTTTCGACGGCTTCCGCACCTCGCACGAGATCAACACCTTGAAGCCGCTGCCGGATCCGTTGCTGGGGGCCTTGGTCGACCAGAAAGCGCTGGGCGACTTCTATGCCCGCGCCTTGACGCCCGACGCGCCTACCGCCCGGGGCACCGCGCACAATCCAGACACCTATTTTCAGTCTCGCGAGGCCGTCAACCCCTACTATAAGGACACCGCCCAAATCGTCCAGACGGTGATGGACGAGTTTGCGCTGCTGACGGAGCGCCAGTACCGGCTCTTCGATTACTACGGGCACCCGGAGGCGGAGCAGGTGATCGTGATGATGGGCTCCGGAGTCCAGACGGCGGCGAAGACGGCCGAGTGGTTGAACGAATATACCGGCACGAAATACGGCGTGGTGGCGGTGCGGCTCTACCGGCCCTTCAACGCCCACGCCTTCAACCATTGCCTGCCCGCGACCGCTAAGGCTGTGGCCGTGCTCGACCGGACCAAAGAGCCTGGTTCGCTGGGCGAGCCCTTGCACCTCGATGTGTCGCTGGCCTTGCGCAAGGGCAGCCGCTGCGCGCACCATTGCCGGGCGGTCGATCCCATGGTGGTCGGCGGGCGTTACGGGATCGGCTCCAAGGAATTTACGCCGGCGATGGCGAAAGCGGTTTTCGAGCACTTGCTGGCAGAGCGGCCGGCGGACCACTTTACCGTCGGGATCAAGGACGACGTCACGCACCACTCCCTCCCCTACGACACCGGCTTTACCTTGGTCGACAAGGCCACTACGGCGGCAGTGTTTTACGGGCTCGGCTCCGACGGCACAGTGGGCGCGGCCAAGAACTCGATCAAGATCATCGGCGACGCGACCGACCTCAATGCGCAGGCCTACTTTGTCTACGACTCGAAAAAGTCGGGCGGCCTGACGACTTCGCACCTGCGCTTCGGGCCGCACGAAATCCAGGCGCCCTATCTGGTCGACCGCGCCCAATTTGTCGGCTGCCACCAACCGCAGTTCCTTGGTCGGGTCGAGATGCTGCAGCAGCTTGCGCCGGGCGGCACCTTCCTGCTCAACACGTCGGCGAGCGCCAGCGAAGTGTGGGAAACGCTGCCCTACGAAGTCCAGCAACAACTGATCGACAAGCAGGCCAAGCTCTACGTCATCGACGCCTACAAAGTCGCCCACGAGACTGGCATGGGCCGCCGCATCAACACCATCATGCAGGTGTGCTTCTTTGCCTTGAGCGGCCTCATTCCGGTGGAAAAGGCGGTGGCAAAGATCAAGGCGGCCATCGAAAAGACGTATGGGCGCAAGGGCCCGAAGCTCGTAGCTATGAACTACGCGGCGGTCGACGCATCGCTCCAGTATCTGTATCCGGTCACGATCCCCACTGCCGCCACCGCCGTTCCTCAGGCGATCGAGTGGGTCCCCGCCGACGCCCCGAGCTTTGTGCAGCGCGTGACCGGCCCCCTGCTGGCGGGCCAGGGCGAGCTGCTGCCGGTCAGCGCCTTCCCGGTCGATGGGGTCTGGCCGACGGCGACCTCGCGCTACGAGCGCCGCCGCATCGCCATGGAGATCCCGGTCTGGAATCCCGATGCGTGCACCCAGTGCAACAAGTGCAGTCTCTTTTGCCCACACGCCGCCATCCGCCCGAAGTATTACGATGCGGCCAAACTGGAGGGCGCGCCGGAGGGCTTCAAGTCGGCAGACTACCAGGGCCCGGGCAGCAACGGGAAGAAGTTTACCCTGCAAGTTTTCGCCGAAGACTGCACCGGGTGCACGGCCTGTGTGGAAGTCTGCCCCGCCTCCGATGCCCAGGGTCGCAAAGCGATCCAGATGGAGCCGCTGGCCCCGATTATCGACCAGGAGATTGCCGCACTGGAGTTCTTCAAGCAACTGCCCCAGCCCACCGTGCCCACGCAAAAGGCATCGGCCCGCACCATATCGCTGCAACAGCCGCTTTTCGAATTCTCCGGAGCCTGCGCGGGTTGCACCCAGACGCCGTATGTGCGCCTGCTGTCGCAGCTTTTCGGCGACCGCTTGCTGATTGCCAATGCCACGGGCTGCTCCTCGATCTACGGGGGCAACCTGCCGACGACACCGTATTGCACCAATAGCGAAGGTCGCGGGCCGGCCTGGGCCAACAGCCTGTTTGAAGACAACGCGGAGTTCGGCCTCGGCCTGCACCTCGCAGCCCAGCGCAAGACCCGCATCGCGCGTCAACTTGCCCACGACTTGAAGCCGCAACTGGGCGATGAGCTGGTGGAAGCCCTCGACACCGGGGCCGAGCCGGCCCAGATCCGTAGCTTGCTGGCAGATGTCCGCGAGCGCTTGCAGGCGGTCCCGGGTGCCAAGGCCGTCCGCCTGGCCCAGCATCTGGAGTATCTCGTGAAGAAGACTACCTGGATCGTGGGCGGCGACGGCTGGGCCTACGACATCGGCTACGGCGGCCTCGACCACGTGTTGGCCAGCGGCCACAACGTCAACATCCTCGTGCTCGATACGGAGGTCTACTCCAACACGGGCGGGCAGGCCAGCAAGGCGACACCAATCGGGGCGCAGGCCAAGTTTGCCACCGCCGGCAAGGCGCAGGGCAAGAAGGATCTCGGCCGCATCGCGATGAGCTACGGCCACGTGTATGTCGCCCAGATCGCGCTGGGGGCCAACGAGCAGCAGACCCTCGAAGTGCTCAAGGAAGCCGAGAGCTACCAAGGGCCTTCGCTCGTGATCGCCTACGGCCCCTGTCAGGCCCACGGGATCGACCTGGCCCACGGCCCCGCACGCCAGAAGGCAGCGGTGGCCACGGGCTACTGGCCGCTCTACCGCTACGACCCGCGCAACGCGGGCACGGAGGTGCCGGCCTTCCGTCTGGAATCGTTTGAGCCGACCGCGCCAGTGGCCGAGTTCATGCGTCAGGAAAACCGCTTCCGTGTGATTGAGCGTTCGCAGCCCGAGCGCGCCAAGGAGCTGTTTGCCAGTGCCCAGGCCTATGTGGATGAGCGCTGGAAAGCCCTCGAACGCCTCGCTGCGGTGGGGATGGATGAGGAGGACGATGACGGCGGCTGGGGTTGAGCTGGCCCAGCTGGAGCGGACGGCGCTGAATTGTTGCGCCGTCCCGCCCTGGATCATCGCCTCCGCCGATTTCAATACCGATCCTCTGCCCCTTGAGCTGCAGGGGGTCCGCCACTTCAACCGCCGCTTGTTTGCCCAGCTCGACGGGGAGCCGCTTCCCGAGCGCCGGGGCCAAATCTTCCACGAGTATCTGCAAGTGAAGTTCGCCTTACACCTCTGGAACGAGCACCGGGGCAAAGCCCGCAGCAGCCTGCGCAACAGCTACGTGCGCTTTCTGCAGGGCTGGGGCGTAGACAGCAACGGGATCGAAGGGGCGGTGCTCAAGGGATGGGTCCAGAGCCGCTTCGGCATTTACCCGACCTACCACCGCGGCGTCTTGCGGCTCAAGGGCGGTGAAGACGACGCGCGCTTTGCCTACGACCGGATGCGGGGCAGCGCCAAGACCAACGCCATCTACGAGCAGCTCGACCTGCTCTACGAGTTTTGCCAGTACGAGCTGCAGCGGCGCTGGGCCGAACGCGCAACCTTGACCCTCTACCGGGGCACGAACGACCCGGAAGAGCATCCGGTGCGGGCGCGCGAAGGCCGTCGCATGTGCGTGCGGATCAACAACCTCGTATCGTTTACCGCCGACCGGGAGCGCGCGTGGGAATTTGGCTCGACCGTGTGGCAATCCACCATTGCGGCGAGCAAGATCGTGTTCTTCTCCGGCCTGCTGCCGACCAGCCTGCTCTCCGGCGAGGCGGAATATATGGTTGTGGGGGGAGACTATTGGGTGCAGGAATTATGGTACTGATGTGCGCTGCAGATCCTCAGGTGAGTCGAGGCGTCTCGATGGACGTCGTGCGCGCGGGCATGCTCGGGTTGCTCGTGGGCGACGCCTGTGGAGTGCCCTACGAGTTCCACGACCCGCGGGGCCTGCCGCCTTTCGACCAGCTCGACATGGTGCCGCCCAGGCACTTTCCCCGCACTTACAGCCACGTGCCCCTCGGCACCTGGTCCGACGACGGGGCGCAGGCGCTCTGCCTATTTGCCTCGCTGCGCTACTGCGGGCACTACCACGCCCACGATTTCGCCTCCCGACTCCTGCGCTGGCACGACGAGGGTTACATGGCGGTCGACCGCTACGTCTTCGACATCGGCAACCAGACGAGCGCCGCCATCGCCCGGCTCCACGAGGGCATGACGCCTAGTGAGTCCGGCCTGTGCGGCGAGCGCAACAACGGCAACGGCTCGCTCATGCGCAGCCTGCCGCTGGTGTTGCTCCACCGGGGCAACGACGAGGCCTTGGTGGTCGACGCCCACCGGATGTCTCGCCTTACCCACGGGCACCTGCGCTCTCAGGTGTGTTGCGCCCTCTACTGCCTTTGGGCCTTGCGCACCATCCAGCGGGAGGCGGATGCCTGGGGCAGCGCGGTCGCACGGCTGCGGGAGATTTATCTACTCGACCCGCTTTCGCTGCACGAGCTGAACGTGCACATCCGCCCCGACGAACCTCCGCATGGCACCGGGAGCGGTTACGTGGTCGACAGCCTGCACTCGGCCCGGCTGGCCTGCGAAGAGGGCGATTACCGCCGGGTGGTGCAGCGCGCCATCTCGCTCGGCCACGACACCGATACGACGGCCTGCATTGCCGGCGGCATTGCTGCCCTGCGCGACGGCCTCGACGCCATCCCCGAGCGCTGGCTCCAGCAGCTGCGGGGCAAGGACATCCTCGAATCACTCGCCTTGCAATGAAACGGAAACATCTTTTGGGCCTCTGCGGCGCTCTCCTTCTCCTGCTGGCGCTTGCTGTGGGTTGTACCCGGCCGGACGAGCAAGCGCAGCCGGCGCTGCGGGTATTCGTCGCCGCGAGCCTGACCGACGTGTTGACCGAGATTGCGGAGGCTTACGAACAGGAGACAGGACGGCAGATCGAGTTCAACTTTGCCAGCTCGGGAGCCCTGGCCCAGCAGATCACGGCGGCCAACGCGGCCGATGTGTTTATCTCGGCCAGCGAGCGCTGGATGGACCATATCGAAACGGCCGGGCGCCTGCAGCCGGGCACGCGCGGGACGATCCTGCACAATCAACTGGTGGTGGTGGCCAACCCGGCCAGCCCTTATGCTCCTCTGGACGACGCCAGCGCGCTTTGCGGGCTCGACTTGCGCTTTCTCTCGATTGGCGATCCCGCCCACGTGCCCGCCGGGCGCTACGCCCAAGCCTGGCTGGAGAGCGTCGACTGCGACCGTGGCGCCAGCCTGTGGGCCCAACTGCAACCCAAGCTTTTGCCCGCGCCAGATGTAAGGGCAGCCTTGACCCAGGTCGAGGGGCGCTCCGACATTGTCGGCATCGTCTATCGCACCGATTACCTGGCCCGCGCGGAGACCTTCCGCCTGCTCTATGCGGTCCCTTTGACCGAAGGCCCCAGCATCCAATACGCCGCCGCCTCCCTCGCCGAAGCGAACGATCCGGAAGGTGCGGCCGCTTTCCTCGCCTACCTGCATGCCCCGGAAGCCCAGCAACGCTTCTCGGCGCACGGCTTCCTCATCCCGGAGCAGCCATGACGACGGTCATCACCTCAACGGTCGGGTGGGCGCTGCTCGCCACGCTGGTGGTCCTGATCCCGGGCCTCCCCCTCGCCTACCTGCTGGCGCGCAAGGAGTTTGCGGGCAAACGGGTCGTGCTGGCGCTGGTCAGCCTGCCGATGGTCCTGCCGCCGACTGCGGTGGGTTACCTGCTCCTGCGCCTGTTTGCCGACACGGGGCCGCTGCGGGCGCTGGGGCTCGATCTGGATGTGCTCTTTACCGGTAAAGCAGTCGTGGTCGCGTGTGCAGTAATGGCTTCCCCGCTCATCGTCCGCACGGCCAAGGTTGCCTTCGAGGCGGTCGACCCCAAACTGGAATCCATGGGGGAGAGCCTGGGCTATTCTTCGCTGGAGGCCTTCGCGCGCATCACACTGCCGCTGGCCCTGCGCGGCATCATGGCCGCCGCCATCCTCGGGTTCAGCCGGGCACTGGGCGAATTCGGCGCCACGGTGATGATTGCCGGCAACATCCCCGGGCGCACCCAGACGCTCGCCTCCGCCATTTACAGTGCTCAACAGGCCGGCGCGGTTGAAAAGACGAACCTGCTGTTGCTGGTCGCCATGGCCGTGGGGTTCAGCGCCGTGCTGATCTCCGAACACCTCACCCGCCAACCCTTAGCCAACCGTACACACCATGGGCAAAGCGCTGGAAATTGAGATTCGGCTGCCACTGGATCGCTTCTCCCTCTCCATCGAGGTGGCAAGCGAAGCACAGGTGAGCGGGCTTTTCGGCCCCTCCGGCTCGGGCAAGACCAGCCTGCTGGAGGTCGTGGCCGGCCTGCGCAAGGCGGCCAGGGGCAAGGTTACGTTTGGAGACGAGGTCTGGCAGGATTCGTCGCGACGGATTTTTCGCCCGACCCAGAAGCGCCTGGTCGGCTACGTGCCCCAAGGCAATCTGCTCTTCCCGCACTGGGATGTGCGTCGCAACCTGCTCGCGGGAGAGCGGCGGGCACGGCGCCTGGGCCCCTCCCACAAGGCAACCTACGAGCAAGTCGTAAAAGTGCTGGAGCTGGGTCCTCTGCTCGCCCGCAGCACTCGCGACCTCTCCGGGGGTGAGAGCCAGCGCGTAGCCCTGGGCCGGGCCTTGTGCTCCGGAGCCCGCCTGCTGCTGCTGGACGAGCCGATGGCCTCGCTCGACAGCTCTCTACGGCTGCGCATCATCGACTACCTCCAGCGGATCAAGCACGAGTTTGGCACTCGCATGATCATCGTATCGCACCAGCCGCTGGACCTGCTGGCGATCTGCGACGAGGTCTACGTCTTGAACGCGGGCAAGCTACAGGCCAGCGGCTCGCCAGTAGAAGTGCTGGAGCAGGCACTGACTAACGGCATCGAACCGCTGCGCAGCAAGTCGGCTCTGTAATACTGCAATTCATAAGAACTTAACAATCCTTATTCTTAGGCAGATGGGATATGCCGCGTGGTCAATTTTAGCCATTTCGGCTTAAAATTGGCATTCTACAGGTCAATTTGGGGCTCAACGAGTGCGGGCACGGCTTGTGCTTTTTCTGAAATGCGAAACAAGTGTTGGGTTTTCTGATTACCCTCGCTTGGTGGCTTGATCCAGTTGTCATCAAATCGCTTGTAACAATGAAAAAAACTTCCGTCATCCTGCCCTTGGTGAGTTTGATCGCGGGCTCTCAGATCATTGCGAGTCCGTTCGTTATTTATGACGTGCCCGACATCACAACGGTGCCCAGCACGTTAACCCCGAACAGCGCCAATTCCAGTTTCTATGACAATAACGGCATCTGGTTGACCATGACGGTGCCGACGGTAACGGTCATCAGCGATGGCTCGTATCCCGGCGGGCCGGATGGCACTTTCCAGCTCAATACGAGTGACTTTTACCTGGACCGTTCGGCGCTGATCTACACTCAGGGGTTGTTTTCCAATGGTAACGATGTGGCGGTAGCCGGGGTCGGATCTCAATCCAACGCCCCCGCGCGTTTTTCCTTTGGGGATACCATCGACTCGTCCTCCCTGTTTACCGGCGGCTTCAACTACTTGGAGCTGGCTGGTGGCCCAGGAGATTCTTATGGCAACTGGAACGGTTATGGGCGTGGCGCGATTGGCGTTTCTTTCCCGATTGCCGGTGAGATCCATTATGGCTTTATCGATATTACGATGAACCCGGATGAAACCATCACGCTTCATGGTTATGCATACAACAGCGTTGCGGGCGAAGGGATTCAGGCCTTCGTCATCCCCGAAAGTTCGACCGTGAGCATGATGGCTGGCTTGAGCGTAGCGATGGGCGTGTTTTTCGTGCGCCGTCGCCGGGCATAAAGCGCCCTGACGTTGTCATTAGTTTTAGTCATGCGCCCCGCCGTAGATTGGCGGGCCGCATGTGGCTTGATTGTGGATTTTAATCCGGATATACCGAGGCTGGATCGCCGTTAATCCTATGCATACCCCATTCTTTTCTCGAAGCCATTTTCTGGGCCTGTTGCTGACTTGCTCGCCGCTGGCGTTGCCCGCCGCTGTTGTGACGTGGGACGTCAGCGACCAAAATCTGATCACCCCGCCTTCGGAGGGCGACGAAACAAATTCGGGAAATACGGCGATCGGAGTGTGGCTAAATTTGTTCAGCGGCCAAGCCTATGTCATTGAGGATGTGGCGGGCGCGCCTGGCCTCACGGATCTGGCCGACGGGCGCTACCAATTGCGCTGGAATGTCTATTGGCGCGACAACGAAGACGGCCTCCCATCTACGGAAGTGGTGGTACAGGGCGCGATTACGACCACGCGCTTGCTGGGGACCAATGTCGCGGTGACGAATGCTGCGCGCGGGAGTCCGGAGCGCCTGGGCTTGGGCGTGAGCATCCCGACGGGCACCGCGTTTTATCCGGCTAGCTATGTCGAGATGGCCGGCGCCTTTGGCGTCTGGCAAGAGCAGGGGCGCGGCTTTCTCGGCCTCTATGCGCGCCACCCTACCCTGCCGCAGTTTCACTACGGGTATGCGGATGTCACGATTCTGGAAGACGGGCGCATCCGCCTGAACGGCTTTGCCTATAACGACACGCCCAATACGACGCTCACCACGGCCTACATTGGTGCCGTTGCTCCGCTGCCCGCTTCCGGACTGAGCGTGACAAGCACGACCGCAACGACGGTATCCCTTGCGTGGACGGATCATTCGGACAACGAAACGGGCTTTAAAATCCAGCGCAGAGGCCCCGGCGAAGAGGTTTTTACGACCGTCGCGACGACGAACCCCGATGTGACGGCCTACACCGATGAGGGCCTCGCTGCGGCGAGCAGCTATACCTACCGAGTGGTGGCGACAACGGGCCTCGACGCGGCCCCGACCAACGAAGTCGTGGCGACGACAGGCGTTGTGACCGTGCCGCCGGCTGCCCCGAGCAATTTTGCCGTAGCCCCCGTCTCTCCGACGAGCCTGCGCCTCAGCTGGGTCGACAACGCGACGGATGAAGTGGGCTACCGGATCGAGCGGCGCACGGCGGCGAGCAGCTTTAGCGTGCTCACCACCACGGGCCCGAGCGCGACGACCTATCTGGATCTCAACCTCTTGCCGGGGATCGAGTATTTTTACCGTATCACGGCGACCAATGGGCTTGATTCTACCACTGTGACATCCCCCGCCAGCCGCACTTTCTCCACCCGGGAAAGCACCGGCGTCGAAGCGATGGCGAACCAGTCCCCCGAACTCAATGGCGCTGGCGTTACCGTCGGCTTGTGGGATTTGGCCCCCGCCCGCTCCACGCATACGGAGTTTGCCGGCGCAGGTGGATCGCGCGTCACCAACGTGCAGGGCGGCGAAGCGTCGGCCGATTCGCGCTCCAACCATACCACGCACGCGGTCAGCCTGATCGCGGCACGCGGGGCAGATGCCACCGCGTTGGGGCTGGCTCCGGCCGCTTCCGTGCAGATTTACGACATCAATGCCGATGTGGACGAATTCCGCTCGCTGGGCATGGAATGGCCCGGCCAAGCGGGCAGGCTGCAGGTCGCCAACGCGTCTTACGGCCCGGTCCGTGGCTGGACGCCCACCAGCGTCGGCTCCGTCACCTGGAGCTTCAATGTGGCGGAGGCCAACGGGAATCCGCAGCCTGTCGATCCGGCATTTGGGGCCTATACGAGCTTCAGTGCGGAGGTGGACGCGGCGCTGGCCGACCGGCCTTACCTGCTGCTGACGCGTCCGGCGGGCAACGACCGCGATGATGGACCCTCCTCGGGCGACCTCGTCTATCTTTCGACCGAGGATGCGAACGCCTTTACGGCCACGATCTATAACCCGACCCTGCACCCGGCCTCGGATGGCGGAAACCTGGGGGGCTATGGTATCGTTTCGGATGCTGCGGCCGCCAAAAACACGCTGACGGTGGGTGCGCTGTATGGTGCTCGTCGCGATCTTTTGACCGGTGCGCTGCTCTTTGCGGGCGACGAGACCGACTTTTCGAACTGGGGCCCGACTCAGGACGGGCGCATTAAGCCAGACCTGGTCGCCCCGGGGGTAAACCTGCGTGCGGCTGGCTACGCCACGGATGACGCCTATGTCACCCTCACGGGGTCGAGTCAGGCCGCCCCGCTGGTGGCCGGAGCGGCAGCGCTTGTCGTCAACGCCTGGGATTATATGGATTTGGGAGGGGCCTTGCGCGCGAGCACCCTCAAGGCGCTGCTCATCCACACGGCGGACGACCTGTCGACGCCCGGTCCCGATCCGCGCACTGGCTGGGGTCTCATCAACGCCAAGGCGGCGATTGATTTGGTGGCCGGGCATGTTGACAACGCCTCGGCG
It encodes:
- a CDS encoding ADP-ribosylglycohydrolase family protein, with the protein product MCAADPQVSRGVSMDVVRAGMLGLLVGDACGVPYEFHDPRGLPPFDQLDMVPPRHFPRTYSHVPLGTWSDDGAQALCLFASLRYCGHYHAHDFASRLLRWHDEGYMAVDRYVFDIGNQTSAAIARLHEGMTPSESGLCGERNNGNGSLMRSLPLVLLHRGNDEALVVDAHRMSRLTHGHLRSQVCCALYCLWALRTIQREADAWGSAVARLREIYLLDPLSLHELNVHIRPDEPPHGTGSGYVVDSLHSARLACEEGDYRRVVQRAISLGHDTDTTACIAGGIAALRDGLDAIPERWLQQLRGKDILESLALQ
- the modA gene encoding molybdate ABC transporter substrate-binding protein — encoded protein: MKRKHLLGLCGALLLLLALAVGCTRPDEQAQPALRVFVAASLTDVLTEIAEAYEQETGRQIEFNFASSGALAQQITAANAADVFISASERWMDHIETAGRLQPGTRGTILHNQLVVVANPASPYAPLDDASALCGLDLRFLSIGDPAHVPAGRYAQAWLESVDCDRGASLWAQLQPKLLPAPDVRAALTQVEGRSDIVGIVYRTDYLARAETFRLLYAVPLTEGPSIQYAAASLAEANDPEGAAAFLAYLHAPEAQQRFSAHGFLIPEQP
- the modB gene encoding molybdate ABC transporter permease subunit gives rise to the protein MTTVITSTVGWALLATLVVLIPGLPLAYLLARKEFAGKRVVLALVSLPMVLPPTAVGYLLLRLFADTGPLRALGLDLDVLFTGKAVVVACAVMASPLIVRTAKVAFEAVDPKLESMGESLGYSSLEAFARITLPLALRGIMAAAILGFSRALGEFGATVMIAGNIPGRTQTLASAIYSAQQAGAVEKTNLLLLVAMAVGFSAVLISEHLTRQPLANRTHHGQSAGN
- a CDS encoding ATP-binding cassette domain-containing protein, which codes for MGKALEIEIRLPLDRFSLSIEVASEAQVSGLFGPSGSGKTSLLEVVAGLRKAARGKVTFGDEVWQDSSRRIFRPTQKRLVGYVPQGNLLFPHWDVRRNLLAGERRARRLGPSHKATYEQVVKVLELGPLLARSTRDLSGGESQRVALGRALCSGARLLLLDEPMASLDSSLRLRIIDYLQRIKHEFGTRMIIVSHQPLDLLAICDEVYVLNAGKLQASGSPVEVLEQALTNGIEPLRSKSAL
- a CDS encoding S8 family serine peptidase — translated: MHTPFFSRSHFLGLLLTCSPLALPAAVVTWDVSDQNLITPPSEGDETNSGNTAIGVWLNLFSGQAYVIEDVAGAPGLTDLADGRYQLRWNVYWRDNEDGLPSTEVVVQGAITTTRLLGTNVAVTNAARGSPERLGLGVSIPTGTAFYPASYVEMAGAFGVWQEQGRGFLGLYARHPTLPQFHYGYADVTILEDGRIRLNGFAYNDTPNTTLTTAYIGAVAPLPASGLSVTSTTATTVSLAWTDHSDNETGFKIQRRGPGEEVFTTVATTNPDVTAYTDEGLAAASSYTYRVVATTGLDAAPTNEVVATTGVVTVPPAAPSNFAVAPVSPTSLRLSWVDNATDEVGYRIERRTAASSFSVLTTTGPSATTYLDLNLLPGIEYFYRITATNGLDSTTVTSPASRTFSTRESTGVEAMANQSPELNGAGVTVGLWDLAPARSTHTEFAGAGGSRVTNVQGGEASADSRSNHTTHAVSLIAARGADATALGLAPAASVQIYDINADVDEFRSLGMEWPGQAGRLQVANASYGPVRGWTPTSVGSVTWSFNVAEANGNPQPVDPAFGAYTSFSAEVDAALADRPYLLLTRPAGNDRDDGPSSGDLVYLSTEDANAFTATIYNPTLHPASDGGNLGGYGIVSDAAAAKNTLTVGALYGARRDLLTGALLFAGDETDFSNWGPTQDGRIKPDLVAPGVNLRAAGYATDDAYVTLTGSSQAAPLVAGAAALVVNAWDYMDLGGALRASTLKALLIHTADDLSTPGPDPRTGWGLINAKAAIDLVAGHVDNASAGYLREGLLSNGGSGDSYLVWADGSGELRATLAWTDPATVDAAHPLVNDLELRLINAAGQTFEPYVLPIANPLSGESSPGAAAETGPNHVDTVEQIRIAAPVGYYWVQVSAAGGLSGGQQAYSLIVSGAQSSPENPGPKPVELSNIGAGELEIRGGQFALGTSVQLSGPGSASASAVTVTENRVRFRYDAGAVSDGLWLITLTQPDGLQATIRWPVGAGTPQGYETWLQTHFTAGERADATITAYDADADRDGYSILAAYALGASSGVVPTANKPTVYAVDFNGQRHLEIAYTRLRNADVVIAAEIATSLAGAWTPLEQAGTVEVTNLGNGTERVRVRMTEAASTSTQVYVRVRVSWQ